A region from the Mycolicibacterium phlei genome encodes:
- a CDS encoding NAD(P)/FAD-dependent oxidoreductase — translation MSPTYDIAVIGAGIVGSAIARELAGTHLSVALLEARDDVGDGTSKANTALLHTGFDASPGTLESRLVARGYELLGRYAEQTGIPVERTGALLVAWTDEERDALPGLKAKAERNGYHACEIVDADEVYRRVPALGPGALAGLTVPGESLICTWTTNLALATDAVRRGAQLRRRARVTGVSVGEDTTTVHTTDGDVTARWVINAAGLGADHLDAEFGYHRFTVTPRRGELLVFDKLTRPLVPLIVLAVPSSRGKGVLVSPTIYGNVMVGPTSENLEDRTATCTSEDGFEFLVRKGRALMPQLFEDEITATYAGLRAAIDSDDYLIDLDAQQRYVLVGGIRSTGLTSGMAVAEYVAGLLADAGVDVTERADLPAPPRMPNIGENAVRPYQDAERVAADPEYGRIVCFCERVSAGEIRDAFASDIPPADLDGLRRRTRVMNGRCQGFYCGANTRALLEKGTAR, via the coding sequence ATGTCGCCGACTTATGACATCGCGGTGATCGGCGCCGGCATCGTCGGCAGCGCGATCGCCCGGGAACTGGCCGGCACCCACCTGTCGGTCGCGCTGCTCGAGGCGCGCGACGACGTCGGCGACGGCACCAGCAAGGCCAACACCGCCCTGCTGCACACCGGGTTCGACGCCTCCCCCGGCACCCTCGAATCCCGGCTCGTGGCACGGGGATACGAGCTGCTCGGCCGCTACGCCGAACAGACCGGGATTCCCGTCGAGCGCACCGGCGCGCTGCTGGTGGCCTGGACAGACGAGGAGCGCGACGCGCTGCCCGGCCTCAAGGCCAAGGCCGAGCGCAACGGCTACCACGCCTGCGAGATCGTCGACGCCGACGAGGTGTACCGGCGGGTCCCGGCGCTGGGCCCCGGCGCGCTGGCCGGGCTGACCGTGCCCGGGGAGAGCCTGATCTGCACGTGGACAACCAATCTGGCGCTGGCCACCGATGCGGTGCGCCGCGGCGCGCAGCTACGGCGGCGCGCCCGGGTCACCGGGGTGAGCGTCGGCGAGGACACCACCACCGTGCACACCACCGACGGTGACGTGACGGCCCGCTGGGTGATCAACGCCGCCGGCCTGGGCGCCGACCACCTCGACGCCGAGTTCGGTTATCACCGGTTCACCGTGACGCCGCGGCGCGGCGAGCTGCTGGTGTTCGACAAGCTGACCCGGCCGCTGGTGCCGCTGATCGTGCTCGCGGTGCCGTCGTCGCGCGGCAAGGGCGTGCTGGTCAGCCCGACGATCTACGGCAACGTGATGGTCGGCCCCACCTCGGAGAACCTCGAGGACCGCACGGCCACATGCACTTCCGAGGACGGCTTCGAGTTCCTGGTCCGCAAGGGCCGGGCGTTGATGCCCCAGCTGTTCGAGGACGAGATCACCGCGACCTACGCCGGGCTACGCGCCGCGATCGACAGCGACGACTACCTGATCGACCTCGACGCGCAGCAGCGCTACGTGCTGGTCGGCGGGATCCGCTCCACCGGCCTGACGTCGGGCATGGCGGTCGCCGAGTACGTCGCGGGGCTGCTCGCCGACGCCGGGGTTGACGTTACCGAACGCGCGGATCTGCCCGCGCCACCGCGGATGCCGAACATCGGCGAGAACGCGGTGCGGCCGTACCAGGACGCCGAGCGGGTCGCCGCCGATCCCGAGTACGGGCGGATCGTGTGCTTCTGCGAGCGGGTGAGCGCCGGCGAGATCCGCGACGCGTTCGCCTCCGACATCCCGCCCGCCGATCTCGACGGGCTGCGCCGCCGCACCCGGGTGATGAACGGGCGGTGCCAGGGCTTCTACTGCGGCGCGAACACCCGCGCGCTGCTGGAGAAGGGGACCGCTCGATGA
- a CDS encoding NAD(P)/FAD-dependent oxidoreductase, which translates to MSEQHVSVAIVGGGPSGLTAAAALAGRVDGEVLVLEREAETGGIPRHSDHLGYGIRDLKRFISGPAYARRLTDMARDAGAVLETGAMVTGWAGERRLQVTSPRGVRTVTADAVVLATGARERPRPARLVPGDRPDGVYTTGQLQNLVHLHHVSVGTRAVIVGAELVSWSAVMTLRETGCATVAMVSGYPRAEAYAAFRIPGRALLDGPVLTRSRVVGIHGKHRVRAVTVENLDTGTRTTIDCDTVVFTGDWIPDHELARTGGLTMDPATRGPVVDAALRTSTPGVFAAGNLLHPVDTADCAALDGRHVATAVRQWLTHFAQPSPTVRIRAAAPFRWVAPQLVSGDRVSAPRGNLVLWVDEYRRAPRLRAVQDGRIIGTARTPWPAAPGRVFRAPWSLLAAADPAGGDVTVQLA; encoded by the coding sequence ATGAGTGAGCAGCATGTGTCCGTGGCGATTGTCGGCGGCGGGCCGTCCGGGCTGACGGCGGCCGCGGCGCTGGCAGGCCGGGTCGACGGCGAGGTCCTCGTCCTCGAACGCGAGGCCGAGACCGGCGGAATCCCCCGCCACAGCGACCATCTCGGCTACGGCATCCGCGACCTGAAGCGGTTCATCTCCGGGCCCGCATACGCCCGACGGCTCACCGACATGGCGCGTGACGCCGGTGCGGTGCTGGAGACCGGCGCGATGGTCACCGGCTGGGCCGGTGAGCGGCGGCTGCAGGTGACGTCTCCGCGCGGGGTGCGCACCGTGACCGCCGACGCGGTGGTGCTGGCCACCGGCGCCCGCGAGCGGCCGCGTCCGGCCCGGCTGGTGCCGGGCGACCGGCCCGACGGGGTGTACACCACCGGGCAGCTGCAGAACCTGGTACACCTGCATCACGTCTCGGTCGGCACCCGCGCGGTGATCGTCGGCGCCGAACTGGTGAGCTGGTCGGCGGTGATGACGCTGCGCGAGACCGGGTGCGCGACCGTGGCGATGGTGTCGGGCTACCCGCGCGCGGAGGCCTACGCCGCCTTCCGCATTCCGGGCCGGGCCCTGCTCGACGGGCCGGTGCTCACCCGCAGCCGCGTCGTCGGCATCCACGGTAAGCACCGGGTGCGCGCGGTGACCGTCGAGAACCTCGACACCGGCACGCGGACCACGATCGACTGCGACACCGTGGTGTTCACCGGTGACTGGATCCCCGATCACGAGCTGGCGCGCACCGGCGGCCTGACGATGGATCCCGCGACCCGCGGACCGGTCGTCGACGCGGCGCTGCGCACCAGCACACCCGGGGTCTTCGCGGCGGGTAACCTGCTGCACCCGGTCGACACCGCCGACTGCGCCGCCCTGGACGGCAGGCACGTCGCGACGGCGGTGCGGCAGTGGCTGACGCACTTCGCGCAACCCAGCCCGACCGTGCGGATTCGCGCCGCCGCACCGTTCCGGTGGGTTGCCCCGCAACTGGTTTCAGGTGACCGGGTGAGCGCGCCGCGCGGGAACCTGGTGCTGTGGGTCGACGAGTACCGGCGCGCACCGAGGCTGCGTGCGGTGCAGGACGGCCGGATCATCGGTACCGCGCGCACGCCGTGGCCGGCCGCGCCGGGACGGGTGTTCCGGGCGCCGTGGTCGCTGCTTGCCGCTGCCGACCCGGCCGGCGGCGACGTCACCGTGCAGCTCGCCTGA
- a CDS encoding vWA domain-containing protein: MAARRIRPPQPLAPHGLPGHLVGFVEALRGQGISVGPSETVDAGRVMTVLGLGDREALREGIACAVLRRPDHRDTYDALFDLWFPAALGARTVLPESEDDADGDDEGLPPEDIEAMREALLNLLADNEDLANLDERLAMMIAQIVEAYGKYNSSRGPSYSSYQALKAMNLDDLEGRLLAGLLVPYGDEPTPTQEQIAKALAAQRINQLRRMVEAETKRRTAEQLGRDHVQMYGVPQLAENVEFLRASGEQLRQMQRVVQPLARMLATRLAARRRRARAGAIDLRKTLRKSMSTGGVPIDVVLKKPNPARPELVVLCDVSGSVAGFSHFTLMLVHALRQQFSRVRVFAFIDTTDEVTDFFGPEADLAVAVQRITREAGVYTRDGHSDYGHAFSSFMDKWPNVLSPRSSLLILGDGRNNYRNPELELLSHMVNASRHAHWLNPEPRHLWGSGDSAVPRYSEVITMHECRSAKQLASVIDALLPV; this comes from the coding sequence ATGGCCGCCCGCCGGATCCGCCCGCCGCAGCCGCTCGCCCCGCACGGTCTGCCGGGGCATCTGGTCGGGTTCGTCGAAGCGCTTCGCGGCCAGGGCATCTCGGTAGGCCCGTCGGAGACCGTCGACGCGGGCCGGGTGATGACGGTGCTCGGACTCGGTGACCGCGAGGCGCTGCGCGAGGGCATCGCGTGCGCGGTGCTGCGCCGCCCCGACCACCGCGACACCTACGACGCGCTGTTCGACCTGTGGTTCCCGGCGGCGCTGGGCGCGCGCACCGTGCTACCGGAGTCCGAGGACGACGCCGACGGCGACGACGAGGGCCTGCCGCCCGAGGACATCGAGGCGATGCGCGAGGCGCTGCTGAACCTGTTGGCGGACAACGAGGATCTGGCCAACCTCGACGAGCGGCTGGCGATGATGATCGCCCAGATCGTGGAGGCCTACGGCAAGTACAACTCCAGCCGCGGTCCGTCGTACTCGTCGTATCAGGCGCTCAAGGCGATGAACCTCGACGACTTGGAGGGCCGGTTGCTGGCCGGTCTGCTCGTGCCGTACGGCGACGAGCCGACCCCGACGCAGGAGCAGATCGCCAAAGCCCTTGCCGCGCAGCGGATCAACCAGCTGCGCCGGATGGTCGAGGCCGAGACCAAGCGGCGCACCGCCGAACAGTTGGGCCGCGACCACGTGCAGATGTACGGAGTGCCGCAGCTGGCCGAGAACGTCGAGTTCCTGCGCGCCTCCGGTGAACAGCTGCGCCAGATGCAGCGGGTGGTGCAGCCGCTGGCCCGGATGCTGGCGACCCGGCTGGCCGCGCGGCGGCGACGGGCCCGCGCCGGTGCGATCGACCTGCGCAAGACGCTGCGCAAGTCGATGTCCACCGGCGGTGTGCCGATCGACGTGGTGCTCAAGAAGCCGAACCCGGCGCGCCCGGAACTGGTCGTGCTGTGCGACGTGTCCGGCTCGGTGGCCGGGTTCAGCCACTTCACGCTGATGCTGGTTCACGCACTGCGTCAACAGTTCTCGCGGGTCCGGGTGTTCGCCTTCATCGACACCACCGACGAGGTGACCGACTTCTTCGGCCCGGAGGCCGACCTGGCGGTGGCGGTGCAGCGCATCACCCGCGAGGCCGGGGTGTACACCCGCGACGGGCACTCCGACTACGGGCACGCGTTCTCGTCGTTCATGGACAAGTGGCCGAACGTGCTGTCGCCGCGCAGCTCGCTGCTGATCCTCGGCGACGGCCGCAACAACTACCGCAACCCCGAGCTCGAGCTGCTGTCGCACATGGTCAACGCCAGCCGCCACGCCCACTGGCTCAACCCGGAGCCCCGGCATCTGTGGGGGAGTGGCGATTCGGCGGTGCCGCGCTACTCCGAGGTCATCACCATGCACGAGTGCCGCTCGGCCAAGCAGCTGGCCAGCGTGATCGACGCGCTGCTGCCTGTCTAA
- a CDS encoding AAA family ATPase — translation MTVPARPAPLFADIEDVSRRLAETGYLPDTATATAVFLADRLGKPLLVEGPAGVGKTELARAVAQSTGSELVRLQCYEGVDEARALYEWNHAKQILRIQAGSGDWDQTKTDVFSEEFLLSRPLLTAIRRTEPTVLLIDETDKADIEIEGLLLEVLSDFAVTVPELGTITAERPPFVVLTSNATRELSEALKRRCLFLHIDFPDPELERRILLSRVPELPERLADELVKVIGVLRGMQLKKLPSVAETIDWGRTVLALGLDTLDDETIAATLGVVLKHQSDQIKAAGELRLN, via the coding sequence GTGACTGTCCCTGCGCGTCCCGCGCCGCTGTTCGCCGACATCGAGGACGTCAGCAGGCGTCTCGCCGAAACCGGTTACCTGCCCGACACCGCTACTGCCACAGCGGTTTTCCTCGCCGACCGGTTGGGCAAGCCGCTGCTGGTGGAGGGTCCGGCCGGTGTCGGCAAGACCGAGTTGGCCCGCGCGGTGGCGCAGTCGACCGGCTCCGAGCTGGTCCGCCTGCAGTGCTACGAGGGCGTCGACGAGGCCCGTGCGCTGTACGAGTGGAACCACGCCAAGCAGATCCTGCGCATCCAGGCGGGCTCCGGTGACTGGGACCAGACCAAGACCGATGTGTTCAGCGAGGAGTTCCTGCTCTCGCGGCCGCTGCTGACCGCGATCCGGCGCACCGAGCCGACGGTGCTGCTGATCGACGAGACCGACAAGGCCGACATCGAGATCGAGGGTCTGCTGCTGGAGGTGCTGTCGGACTTCGCGGTGACGGTGCCCGAGCTGGGCACCATCACCGCCGAGCGCCCGCCGTTCGTGGTGCTGACCTCCAACGCCACCCGCGAGCTGTCGGAGGCGCTCAAGCGGCGCTGCCTGTTCCTGCACATCGACTTTCCCGATCCGGAGCTGGAACGGCGCATCCTGCTGTCGCGGGTGCCGGAGCTGCCGGAGCGGTTGGCCGACGAGCTGGTCAAGGTCATCGGCGTGCTGCGCGGCATGCAGCTCAAGAAGCTGCCGTCGGTGGCCGAGACGATCGACTGGGGCCGCACCGTGCTGGCGCTCGGCCTGGACACCCTCGACGACGAGACGATCGCGGCCACCCTCGGGGTGGTGCTCAAACACCAGTCGGACCAGATCAAAGCCGCGGGCGAGCTGAGGCTGAACTGA
- a CDS encoding glutamate-5-semialdehyde dehydrogenase → MSLQAPAAVDLRQQVHDAARRARVAARALATVSTEIKNKALRTAADHLLMATRQILDANEADLDAARAAGTPEAMLDRLALNPARVEGIADGLRQVAALPDPLGEVLRGRTLPNGLQLRQVRVPLGVVGIVYEGRPNVTVDAFGLTLKSGNAALLRGSSSAARSNAALVATLRAALAAEGLPEDCVQLLPSEDRASVTHLIQARGLVDVVIPRGGAGLIDAVVRDAQVPTIETGVGNCHVYVHAAADLDVAEKILLNAKTRRPSVCNAAESVLIDAAIADTAVPRLTKALRDAGVTVHDNPSEDELRAEFLSMDIALVVVDGVDAAIEHINEYGTGHTEAIVTTDLAAAQRFTERVDAAAVMVNASTAFTDGEQFGFGAEIGISTQKLHARGPMGLPELTSTKWIVWGDGHTRPA, encoded by the coding sequence ATGAGCCTGCAGGCCCCTGCTGCTGTCGACCTCCGCCAGCAGGTGCACGACGCCGCCCGGCGCGCCCGGGTGGCCGCGCGCGCCCTGGCCACGGTCAGCACCGAGATCAAGAACAAAGCCCTGCGTACCGCCGCCGATCACCTGCTGATGGCGACGCGGCAGATCCTCGACGCCAACGAGGCCGACCTCGACGCCGCCCGCGCCGCCGGCACCCCCGAGGCGATGCTCGACCGGCTGGCGCTGAACCCGGCCCGCGTCGAGGGGATCGCCGACGGTCTGCGCCAGGTCGCCGCCCTGCCCGACCCGCTCGGTGAGGTGCTGCGCGGCCGCACCCTGCCCAACGGGCTGCAGCTGCGCCAGGTGCGCGTCCCGCTCGGCGTCGTCGGCATCGTCTACGAGGGCCGGCCCAACGTCACCGTCGACGCGTTCGGCCTGACGCTGAAATCCGGTAACGCGGCGCTGCTGCGCGGCAGCTCGTCGGCGGCGCGGTCGAACGCGGCGCTGGTCGCCACGCTGCGCGCGGCGCTGGCCGCCGAGGGACTGCCCGAGGACTGTGTGCAACTGCTGCCCAGCGAGGACCGGGCCAGCGTCACCCACCTGATCCAGGCCCGCGGCCTGGTCGACGTGGTGATCCCGCGCGGCGGCGCCGGGCTGATCGACGCCGTGGTGCGCGACGCCCAGGTGCCGACCATCGAGACCGGGGTCGGCAACTGCCACGTGTACGTGCACGCGGCCGCCGACCTCGACGTCGCTGAGAAGATCCTGCTCAACGCCAAGACCCGCAGGCCAAGCGTGTGCAACGCCGCCGAGTCGGTACTCATCGACGCCGCGATCGCCGACACCGCGGTGCCGCGGCTGACCAAGGCGCTGCGCGACGCCGGGGTGACCGTGCACGACAACCCCTCCGAGGACGAGTTGCGCGCCGAGTTCCTGTCGATGGACATCGCGCTGGTCGTCGTCGACGGGGTGGACGCCGCGATCGAGCACATCAACGAGTACGGCACCGGCCACACCGAGGCGATCGTGACCACCGATCTGGCTGCGGCGCAACGCTTCACCGAACGAGTGGACGCCGCCGCGGTGATGGTGAACGCGTCGACGGCGTTCACCGACGGTGAGCAGTTCGGGTTCGGCGCTGAGATCGGCATCTCCACCCAGAAGCTGCACGCCCGTGGTCCGATGGGCCTGCCCGAACTGACGTCAACCAAGTGGATCGTGTGGGGCGACGGCCACACCCGCCCGGCCTGA
- a CDS encoding ribokinase codes for MEARDRSRVCVVGSVNADLTFTVRSLPHPGQTVLASDLATSPGGKGGNQAVAAARAGARVQLVAALGSDAAATGLREHLTRNDVGLDGVVTVPGPSGSAVIVVDAAAENTIVVAPGANAALRLDAPGQRAVIADADVVLMQLEIPIPTVLAAAREARAAGAVVMVNASPTGAPPHDLLALSQLADVVVVNESEAAEWHWPVPHLVITRGARGASYLGDEERFDVPAPTVRAVDTTGAGDVFAGVLAASWRDGHEAALRRACAAAALSTLVPGAGDCAPYASAIDDALTDRRERHP; via the coding sequence ATGGAGGCGCGCGACCGCAGCCGGGTGTGTGTGGTGGGCAGTGTCAACGCCGATCTCACCTTCACGGTGCGCTCCCTTCCCCACCCCGGACAGACCGTGCTGGCGTCGGATCTGGCGACCTCACCGGGCGGCAAGGGCGGTAACCAGGCGGTCGCGGCGGCCCGCGCCGGGGCACGGGTGCAGCTGGTCGCCGCGCTCGGCAGCGACGCCGCCGCCACCGGGCTGCGCGAGCACCTGACCCGCAACGACGTCGGCCTGGACGGGGTGGTGACGGTGCCGGGCCCGAGCGGTTCGGCGGTGATCGTGGTGGACGCGGCGGCGGAGAACACGATCGTGGTGGCGCCGGGCGCCAACGCCGCGCTGAGGCTCGACGCGCCCGGGCAGCGCGCGGTCATCGCCGACGCTGACGTGGTGCTCATGCAGCTGGAGATCCCGATCCCGACGGTGCTGGCGGCCGCACGGGAGGCGCGCGCGGCCGGCGCCGTCGTCATGGTCAACGCCTCCCCGACCGGGGCGCCGCCGCACGACCTGCTGGCGCTGTCGCAGCTGGCCGACGTCGTCGTCGTCAACGAGTCCGAGGCCGCCGAATGGCACTGGCCGGTGCCGCACCTGGTGATCACCCGCGGCGCACGCGGCGCCTCCTATCTGGGCGACGAGGAGCGGTTCGACGTGCCCGCACCGACCGTGCGCGCGGTGGACACCACCGGCGCCGGTGACGTGTTCGCCGGGGTGCTGGCCGCCTCGTGGCGCGACGGGCATGAGGCCGCGCTGCGGCGGGCGTGCGCCGCGGCCGCGCTGTCCACGCTGGTGCCCGGCGCGGGTGACTGCGCCCCGTACGCCAGTGCGATCGATGACGCATTAACCGACAGGAGAGAAAGGCATCCATGA
- a CDS encoding enoyl-CoA hydratase/isomerase family protein, with translation MTTVDPTTTTPRPPEGDWLGTPYLKFSREGAFGVVRLDRPQARNAMTPAMYFGIRYAVRHVDADPDLAGLLITGTGDVFAPGGDMGGGDGSDNWLTFGSALGMDVTPFETLRQSVKPVVSAVNGLCQGGGMQIAMCSDMAVVSERATFRVPELFRGIADTYYAQMLTRLIGPVRTRDLMFTGRVLTAQEAYEWGLVARVVPHDELLDTAKEVLAQCCRTAPGARGLVKSSIDNYLGLFDRIGMQSSLSGPEVIEGFRAFKERRSPEWVHPDLRTDGRL, from the coding sequence ATGACGACCGTCGACCCGACCACGACCACCCCGCGTCCCCCCGAGGGCGACTGGCTGGGCACCCCGTATCTGAAGTTCAGCCGCGAGGGTGCGTTCGGGGTGGTCCGGCTGGACCGGCCGCAGGCCCGCAACGCGATGACGCCCGCGATGTACTTCGGGATCCGCTACGCGGTGCGCCACGTCGACGCCGACCCGGATCTGGCCGGGCTGCTGATCACCGGCACCGGCGACGTGTTCGCGCCGGGCGGGGACATGGGTGGCGGCGACGGCAGCGACAACTGGCTGACGTTCGGTTCGGCGCTGGGCATGGACGTCACCCCGTTCGAGACGCTGCGCCAGTCGGTCAAGCCGGTGGTGTCGGCGGTCAACGGGTTGTGCCAGGGCGGCGGCATGCAGATCGCGATGTGCAGCGACATGGCGGTGGTGAGCGAACGGGCCACGTTCCGGGTGCCCGAGCTGTTCCGTGGGATCGCCGACACCTACTACGCGCAGATGCTGACCCGGTTGATCGGTCCGGTGCGCACCCGCGACCTGATGTTCACCGGCCGGGTGCTGACCGCGCAGGAGGCCTACGAGTGGGGCCTGGTCGCGCGGGTGGTGCCGCACGATGAGCTGCTCGACACCGCCAAGGAGGTGCTGGCGCAGTGCTGCCGGACCGCGCCGGGTGCACGCGGGCTGGTTAAGTCGAGCATCGACAACTATCTCGGGCTGTTCGACCGGATCGGGATGCAGTCCAGCCTGTCCGGGCCGGAGGTCATCGAGGGGTTCCGGGCGTTCAAGGAGCGCCGCTCGCCGGAGTGGGTACACCCCGACCTGCGCACCGACGGCCGCCTCTAG
- the lerI gene encoding L-erythrulose 1-phosphate isomerase, which yields MTSARTRKPDIGAPQLWIGTSWKMTKGLNESREYARGLAEYVAANLLPGVQPFVIPSFTAVAAVRDVLGDDSPVLLGVQNAHWEDQGAWTGEVSVAQAKDAGAQLVEIGHSERREHFGETVETTRLKVAAALRHGLIPLLCIGESAETRSAGGPSRFILEQAAGALDGLTDEQLARVLIAYEPIWAIGEHGRAATIEELRQPFSDLGDEYGGRVRGLLYGGSVSEDNAEALLGIEHVTGLFIGRAAWRLPGYLRILETARQAISV from the coding sequence ATGACATCTGCGCGTACGAGGAAGCCTGACATCGGCGCGCCGCAGTTGTGGATCGGCACCAGCTGGAAGATGACCAAGGGACTCAACGAGTCCCGTGAGTACGCCCGCGGGCTCGCCGAGTACGTCGCGGCGAATCTTCTGCCGGGGGTTCAGCCGTTCGTCATCCCGTCGTTCACCGCCGTCGCCGCCGTCCGCGACGTGCTGGGCGACGACTCGCCCGTGCTGCTCGGTGTGCAGAACGCGCACTGGGAGGACCAGGGTGCGTGGACGGGGGAGGTCTCGGTCGCGCAGGCCAAAGACGCCGGGGCGCAACTGGTCGAGATCGGCCACTCCGAGCGTCGCGAACACTTCGGCGAGACCGTCGAGACCACCCGGCTCAAAGTCGCGGCGGCGCTGCGGCACGGGCTCATCCCGCTGCTCTGCATCGGGGAGAGTGCCGAGACCAGAAGCGCCGGCGGGCCCTCCCGGTTCATCCTGGAGCAGGCCGCCGGCGCGCTGGACGGCCTGACTGACGAGCAGCTGGCCCGCGTGCTGATCGCGTACGAACCCATCTGGGCCATCGGCGAACACGGTCGGGCCGCGACCATCGAGGAACTGCGGCAACCGTTCAGCGATCTCGGTGACGAGTACGGCGGCCGGGTGCGGGGTCTGCTCTACGGCGGGTCGGTGAGCGAGGACAACGCCGAGGCGCTGCTCGGTATCGAGCACGTCACCGGACTGTTCATCGGTCGCGCGGCCTGGCGGTTGCCGGGCTATCTGCGGATCCTCGAGACCGCCCGCCAGGCGATTTCGGTGTAG
- the derI2 gene encoding D-erythrulose 4-phosphate isomerase DerI2 yields the protein MPFRIVIGGDNAGFNYKEALRKDLEADPRVATVEDVGVNDPADATSYPNVAVAAAEKVAAGEADRALLICGTGLGVAIAANKVKGIRAVTAHDLYSVQRSVLSNNAQVLCMGERVVGLELARALVKEWLDLEFDPQSASAAKVNDICAYEEA from the coding sequence ATGCCGTTCAGGATCGTAATCGGTGGCGACAACGCCGGTTTCAACTACAAGGAAGCACTGCGTAAGGACCTCGAAGCCGACCCGAGGGTGGCGACCGTCGAGGACGTCGGCGTCAACGACCCTGCCGACGCCACCTCCTATCCCAACGTCGCCGTCGCCGCCGCCGAGAAGGTGGCCGCCGGCGAGGCCGACCGCGCCCTGCTGATCTGCGGTACCGGGCTGGGGGTGGCGATCGCGGCCAACAAGGTCAAGGGAATCCGCGCCGTCACCGCACACGACCTCTACTCGGTGCAGCGCTCCGTGCTGTCCAACAACGCCCAGGTGCTCTGCATGGGCGAGCGCGTCGTCGGCCTGGAACTGGCTCGCGCACTGGTCAAGGAGTGGCTCGACCTGGAGTTCGACCCGCAATCCGCGTCGGCGGCCAAGGTCAATGACATCTGCGCGTACGAGGAAGCCTGA